One Coffea eugenioides isolate CCC68of chromosome 2, Ceug_1.0, whole genome shotgun sequence genomic window, AAGAGATAGAATAGGTatagatttaaaaaatatatatatatgtgtgtgtgtgtgtgtatgtttgCATCCATGCATATATATAGGATCTGTCCAACCAATACTCATTAAGTAATCCTTAACATGTGTAGTTCAAGTGctaactttttttaaaaaaaagtaaagttaATTAAGGAAATTGTATAAATGCAATGGAGGATAATAATTCACATGATAAATTAGGTGTGTTGACGAGTCTTATTGAGCatccaatttaaaaaaaaaaaaaaagggccttGGGAAAATATTCTTTTACAATAGCTAGCAACTTTCAAAGTCACAACTTTCTTATTTTCCCAATTCAAGTACAAAGAGAAGGTTTACAATTCACACAAGAGAACACAAAAAGCTTCTTATTCTTTTCATGAAGAAACTAGACCACCTCATCCTCGTCTGGCTTATTGCAGAGAAACTTAAACACTAGGACCCAATTTCTCGAAACCAAATATTTGGGccataaagaaaatgcataacaCAGTGAAATCTTTTGAACTTGATCATGGACAATTAGGATTTCTCCCAGGTCCTCCATAGAAAATGTAATCTCCCCAGTAAGAGCTCTTTCCAAGTGTTATATTGTAGCAATTTGGTTGCTGGGCGATGGCGACTGGGTTACTGAGGGGACTTAAATTGTCAGATTCAACCACTACTTGAAGATTCTTCATATAACTTGCCCCTTCAAACCCTTCTTCGGGAGGGTGGCCACTGCCCATTTGTGTAGTAGTGTGTTGCCCATCTGACTCTGAGTCAAAAACTATTCCACCCCATAAAATCGTTGAAGCACTGTTTGCTAGGTTTGGAAGCAAGGAAGTTGGCCAGTAACCAAGTGTTTCTTTGCCAACTTGTAGCCACCAAACATCTTGAGATGCATCCTAGCAAATTACAACAAATTTCAACCCAAAATTTTGGTTAAGCTAATAGAAAGTTATAAACTGTTTAGACTTCATGTGCACAAGTGAATCTAGATTTTACTTACATGTAAGTATCTTTGGTCATCTATGGAGTACATATAAGTTTCTATAGActgaaaaattatttgaatgATCTTAAACATTGGTAGATGCAGTAAGTTTAAAAGTTGCAAACACATGTAAAACTCTCTCAATCAATATTTTTGTCATTTGGAATTTTAAATAATCATGAGAGTGCCTGAAAATCAAGCAGCAAAAATACCTAAAATATGAGGGTAAAAGTTTAGTGGCTAAGCTTGGTCTACAACTCCGAAAGTCACAGCTTGTGCAACATTCCTATTTTGCTAGTAGATAATTTGGTTCAGGGCGATCAATTTGAGTCGTACTACCTTCAAAACAAATACATCGATGTCAAATTGGTCGCCATGGTAGATGGATAGAGGGGAGATGGCGCCTCCGAGTGCAATTTTATTGGTGATTTGGATAAACCCTGAACATAGCAAGTCGTAGCATCCCTTGAACCGGTTCTGCAGAAAATAAAGATACACTATCATTTTGAAGCTGCTTTATTTGGAAAATCTGATTCTTTGGAAGCTGCTTTATTTGGGAAATCTGATTCTGTGGGAAATGCTTGGGTACTTACCCACCAGAAGGTGAAAAGCCTTGTTCTATTATCATTATATAACGATGGGTTGACCTGTTACCTCcaaacaaaacaacaaaaggaacaaaaaaaaaaaaaaaagctgataATAAGGGTGTGATTCAAAAGAATTGTCATTAATTTATTGTTTATGAATAAAAACTTAAGCTATGATTGAATGataaaaactcacttgccaacCCACTTCAATGTCGCTCAGGTTTGATAAAGAAGAACCCCTTGAAATCGAGAGCAGAGAAGTGGTCAATTCATTAGATTGTTGAACTAGAGGTCCCCAAATATTTATGGTTGCCTTTGCTCCATAATATTCTCCTTCGACAAGTGCAGCTGCAAGCTAAAGAAACCCAGAAGGACAAGTAACAAGACATCAATAAGGTGATTGCAAAGACAGCAGAATAACAAATTGTTACgctaagaaaaaaaaactggtCTCTTTAATTGCCATAATCTAGCTATCGGGTGAAGTTGATAGAGCTAAACTTATTTTTTCTCTTCAATGTCAGAGAGTTTCATATCTACCTAGCTATGCTCATGACGTTTGACAAATTGGAGATTCTTAACTATGGTAATATAGTACTGTTTCATTATTGCTTTGCACCATGAAAAGTGAAgtaattttgaatttcgaatgGTTTTGGGTAAAAAATACGCCTGATGTTTTAAGCATCTATAGCAATAATCAATCAAAATGCAGATCAAAATTGTCACAAACAAAAAAACACGTAAAACATACGATTATTACACAGTTCCTTCATAGAAAATTAGTAGTATATTTCTGAACGATATTAGCTAATGGATTCAATGACTAGATATTTTAAACAATGaagcttatatatatatatatatatttgttagCCAGTACCTGCAGTTTCGGTCTGCCTTCTTGTCTAATTTGTTTTGGATGACGTGCTACAGTACTGTGAAGATTTCTGTGGATCGAGCTTGCGGTCAATACGTCCACTTCTTTTGTCCTTCTGATGGGAATGGTTTCCTCTGGGCAGCTTCCGCTCAATTGCCATAACTGAGCAATTGGTAAATTCTTGCTGTTGGACAATTTGTTTGCAGGCAGCCCTTCTAGGCTAAATTTCGGCCTCGTCTGCCAAAATCATTGAAGCAAATTCATCCGAATGCTTAGGCAGGAATTCATTCAAAGGGGATGAATTGAGGATGTGAAACCTTGTCCATATTTCCTCATATGTAATTTTTTACAACAATAAGTTATAGAGACACAACATGTTAAAAAGACAGTTTTGTTTCCTATGTCTCTTGCCTTTATTTACTTCTCTGTTATGGTGAAAAATCAAGTGCCACACACAAGCTGCAAACCTGAATAACATGATTTTTAAGCAAGGGATTATCAAATGCTGGTTGACGAGAGATATGCACGCAATCGATCACATCACCATCTTCGCTCTGCCAACAAAAAATACCATGCATTAATCATCAGGAAATTTGCGACTCTCACAAAAGTACAAGACATGATTTGGCCGCACAATTAAAGGGTTTTTGCACAAAAATGTACCTTAATGGATTTGACTggaatcttgctcaatcttaaGGCATCCGAAGATGATATTATCAAGAGTATCATGAAACAATAGGATCCCTTCAAGTCCATCTTTCCGATTCTAAACAACAAATAACTGCTCCTAATTTAGAGCTGTGCATGCATTAATGTAGTTAACTAGATGTATTTATAGGGCTTTCCCAATAATGAATATGCTATGTATTAATTAAATCTAGCATTAACTTCACAGCTATATATCTTGATTGTATGCACCCTTTTGGATCTATCGATTGTGTGTATAAACAACAATCCACGAAACTAATCCCAAGCCTTGGATTAATCGGAGAAACAAAGTATGTTGTCGTAATGTCTGGCGAAGAACAAGGATGTGAGAGTAACGAAGTTTTTACCGaaagatttttgtttttttccctcttcctGATAACATCGTATTCAAACGAAGTTGTTTGTACTAAAGCTCACAGCCTGTTTTTATCCAATATTTTTACacaaaacaagacaaaaataaataaataaaacacttaattttttctattcttgaaccaaaaaaatcttttttcgTAATttatgtttgtaagtaaaaggATCAGTTTATCTTGATTGAAAACTTAAACGCCAACCTGAATGAAAGGAACCTCCCAAAATCCAAAACTGGGACGCGCAAAATTCATTGTATTGCTCAACTTGGACTCGCACAGGTTCAAGAATTTGCCACATAATACTTCTGTTACCAAATCTGCTGGAGACTCAAGTACTCCAAAAGGAGTAGCAAAGAAAAGAGACAATTAGGTAAACCAAAACCCAAGAGAAAGATGTACAAGTAAGACGAACAGAAAATTGTTTCTTCGAAAATGGCCTTGAAACCTTAATTTTTGTCTCAAAATCAGACCCCATAAGTTTAATTTTGGTATTTCACCCTCGTAATTTTTCCACTCTCCAAATGTATTAAGAGAGCTCACATGTCTGTTTCACGGTGCACCTGTATTCCTAGTCTATAAcagaaaaaatttttgaacataGATCTCACAGCTTTGTCTCAGGTGATCTATTACAGGATGATTAATTTTTAATCAACTTCAAAAGGCCAATTTCGAGTTAGATGACTAAATGCGTCCGTTACAGATGACAGGACAAAGATTCAATCCAGGTAGCTCTTAATACATCTTCTTGTTTCCTCTTCTCATTGGAATGGTTCCTTCGGGCACCTCCCATGCAATTGCCACAAACTTCACCTACTGTTTCGCAAAAGGAATAGGAGAAAACCATTGGAAGATGGGATTTGGATCTCATTAGTTGAACACATGAATGCGTGCTCCTTTctttaaagcaaaaaaaaaaaaaaaaaaaaaaatttgtatttgtGCAACATTAGCATTTCTACTGTTGAGGCTCTATATCCTGAATGCATCCTTGCTACATTTTACAGGATCCCAAGCTCCCAACTCCTTTATCTTTCCtttatctttttcattttttattttagaaaacaTGACATATACAACGGCACGCCTAAATAGAGTGGTCCTTGGGTAAAGAATGATCAACTATTGGTTCTTGATAGATAGACACAATCAATATCTAttggcatattaaatcaaggttcaaaaatagaaatttttatattattatttattagtGTTTTAGTCAAGTTAAGATTTTAGTAATTCTATTTGAATCCAATTATGGTAGTTTTATTATGTAGgaattaatattttattcaaaaaattcttATGGTTGTAAGACTTGTTAACCAAGTTATTCCCTCTATAAATAGGGAGTCttattattgttattaattgagaagagtgaaatttgataattttgttattatggtgtcattaatatattattattgatATTATTCATCTTCTTCCACACATGCTTGTATGTGTATAAATTGCCAAATATGTATATAAATTGCATCCCCATATATATTGAATTTTATGAAATTTATTTCCTAtaaatttttggtgaaattttttgAGTTCTACAACAACATCACCGTTTTTTGCTCAGCCATAGTTAGGAGCAGAGCCAAGTAAAGATGACAGTGGCATTTGCATGCCCTCTCTTACTTTggcaaaaattaacaaatagGCTTGAAAGTTTTACAAACTTTTGAGTTTTTCTTATGATTACATCCgctcaattttgaaaattctcttCTCCATTGGCATTGCTTTCGTATACTTAGAAAAATTTTCGTCGTCTTTAACATTGCTTCCTTAAGCAACCAATTTCTTCCCTATGTTACAATTCTTTTGCACCATGAAAATACAGAACTTGATACTACTTGAATAAGAAATAATTCTAGGAGGTTAAAAACCAAAAACTCAAAGAAATAGTACCAATTTTTCTTTATGCAAAAATGATGTTATGTGAGCGAAATTAAGGATATCCGGAGGCACATCTAATACAACTAAATAAATGGGATTTTTGGGCAGACACTAGATTAGTTTTTTAGGAACAATATTACCATCGAATATAACCAAAAGCAATTATATGTTATATCATCATTAGTGAATCCTTGACAACCTTATTTGCCTGTTCAGCTATATCGGAATGTTATATTCTATCAATTTCAAAACTTATGTGATTATCATAATAGAGGACAATTATAAAGTCCTATTATATCTCAAACGATTTTATAACTCCAACCAACAAAAACAAGATACAACAGTAATTTTATTTCAAACTCGAGACAACCAAAAAGAGTTTCATGtttctttcaagaaagaaaCCTTTGTGTGTAGTTTTATGTGGAAAAATCTCAAACAACATGACTTAAAAAGtttttgaaatcaaataatgcaacAATGACAATATCATGAAAGCTCAAAACCTATGAATCTGTTCATGGACACTTGGGATTTCTCCCTGGTCCTCCATAGAAAATGAAATCTCCCCATGCATCATTGTTTCCGAGTGTTATATCTTAGCAATTTGGTTGCCGAGTTATGGTTCTTGGGTAGTATAGGGGCCTCAGGTCTGATGAGTCATACACTACTTGTAGATTTTTCGTGTAACTTGCACTCCCAAAACCTTCTTGGGGCAAATGACCGCTGCCCATTTGGGTTGTAGTTGCTTTCCCATCTGATCGAGAGTCCAAAACTTGACCACCCCATTCAATATAGTAGAAGCACTATCTGCTAGGTTGGTAAATAAAGAACGGGGCCAATAACCAATTGTAATGATCAAATGCTGGTTGCTGAGAGATATGCTCACAATCTATGACATCTCCATCTTGGCTCTGCGACACAAATACAATGGTCAAATAGTTTATTATTGAGACAACATAACCACAACTTTGGGTTACAGAGGGCAAAAGGGCTTACACTGAGATATTGTGATAAGTCACCTTAATAGACTTGACAGGTGTCTTGCTCAATTGGCTAAATCTCGAGGCTTCGCATGAAGCAATAATCATCAGTAACAAAATGCCAATGCACAAGACCTTGAATTCCATCTTCACGATGCTAAGATGCATATCCCGAATTCTTTCAACAATTGATGGCTGCAATTCATGTCCTCACTGCCGGTATTTATAAGGGTCTCCAAGTACTTTACCAGGGAGTTCTTTGATTTGCTAATTGTCGTAGAACATTGAACCTCTAGGACTATTTCACAGCTCTTGTATATTGTAACCAacattttgaaaatattaattgAGTTTATTGAGTAAAAGCCAAGAAAATCCTCCGACTTCTTTGAGCTTATCAGAGAGTTTATCATTTCAGAGGAGAAATGATATGAAATTACTGGAGTAGATTAGGGAGAGGAAAGAAGAACAGTTTGTATTTGGAATACTTGTTCGGTACCCCTTTATCAAAAATCGCATTGGAACAAGCTGGTTTATCTTCATTCAGGCCACTAGTTTGATACAGGATTTTGGAAGCACCTTTCTGGAGCACTAGATAGTGCTATCAATGTGTTGACAAAAGGTACTAAGAATGATGCCAAAAGCCTAGAACCAACATTTCCCACAAAAACCAGAAAGGGTATTAAAGAAGGGGAACAAGTCGTCACAATATTTTAGCATACTAAAACTTGTTAATTTGTTGGTGTAAAGTAGGATAAACATTTCCATAACAAGTTAATATGCAGGTTGTTGAAATCTTCTAAGCTATTTCCTGACCATATTCATGATTTGGGGTGCTCCTTCTTGGACTCTACATCTAGGCTAGATGAGGTCGTTAATTTCTTGACAAAGATTACTTTGGATGGTGCTAAAGGCCTAAAGGTAACATGCATTTCCCACAATTGTTAATTTGTTAAGTAAAGTAGGATTAGAATTTCCATAAGAAAGTGATATGGGGTTTGTTAGAATCTTGTGTTCCATTTATTGATCATAATCTTTAAATTTAGAGCCAGAAAATTGGATGTCTTAATGAGATTTTAAGGCCTATACTAATAAAGAAAGTACctcaaagaaaaaaatgtaGATCAAAATTATAGCAGCATCTTTGTGCAAGGAATTAGGCAATGGATTAACATACCTCAAacataaagaaaatgaagatcAAATTAATTGTAGTCTCCAGGTTATGGAACTATGAGTCTATGACAATACTGGTTAATTGATTTCTAAATTTCAGGTTCACTAGAAATGCCTTGTAATGTTAACAGAGACCTATGAACTCCGAAGTCATATTGTTAACAGGAGcaggttcaatttccagctctttttccttttatttgtttttttgggtAACAACTTTATTAGTAATACTAAAATGATAATTACTAGTACATTTTAGAGTGGATCTACTAGTAACGAGTGATAAAGAAAACATATACAATTATACATTATAACTTCCAAAGTTTGAGCAAGATCAAgtgtcactttttttttttttgcgccAAACTTAAATGCCAACCACTCATTCAATGCAATTTATACTaaaacaattttttatttttatttaaaaaaaatttctagcaGAGGAAAAATGTGATTTTAAAAACGGAAAGGATGTAAAAGAATTAGAATTCAGAACCTCTAAATCATTAAAATTCCCTACctatcaaaaaataaaaaaaaaaaaaaactatggaAAATGTGTACATGGGTTGTGGCCTTGTGGGTACTTGACAAATATTGCTTTGGTCCAATGCAAGACCGAAGACGTAAAAAAATTGAGTAGACCTAGCTTGGCCTCACAAGAGTAGACCAACTTTGGTTAGTTCCTTCAAATCAGAACAGGCCAACCTATGCTAGGCTTCCTCCGACAAATCCAATCGGTTAGACTCCTCTTCCCCCTAAACTAGACTAGAGTAAATTAttcaaatgttatcattgagataaaaaaaaaaaaaaaaaaataggccAACCTTTGGGGTTGACAAGAGTGCAAAATGATTTTTAATCTCAGTTTGGATTCAATTTAGATGATCAAATTTCAGTTGTATTGACATAGGAAAACATTATTATTTCCCTATGTTTTGAGAAACCAATCAAATAGATGTTTATAAGTTATTtctttcattcttcttttctGAAATTATAGATGACAAAATGGTGACATTGCACAAAAGTTGAAACAATTTAATCATGGGCATACATGAATATAATGTACCCAAAATAAATCTTGAAAAACAATGAAAACGATGTCAAAAGATAATCTACAAAAGCAAATCAAATAAACGAGTCCAAGATTCTCCATTTTTTTGTGTCGCATGAATTGGTTTTTCAAGAGAAACCTTTGCATCTACAATTTATTGAAGTAATCCAAATTAGAATTTCTCAGTTTGAAGCAAAACTCAATAAAATAGAGCTTGGTTAATAAAGATAAATAGGAAACTGATGCTCTTCTGAATTGCCATTTTCTgaagtttttgtagaaaaatatactatagagatttgatatgtatgaaataaaaatgtgattagGAAATgtgtttctaaaattttttttagagaaaaatTGCATACCAAACAAGATCTAGCAAATGGAGATCTtgataaagaagaaagatgaagcaaatgaggaaaaAGAATTAGTAGCATATCAATGTAAACGTACAATGAACCCACCACATAAGtcataaaaaaattcaagagaTTCGGATTATATAAATAATCTGGCCTTAGTTGGCAAAACAGATCAACATGGTGGTCATAATGGAGACCCGGCTGCAGATTGCAGAGTTCTTCTCAAATTCTTTTTGGTCTGAAATCAATCCCCCCTGGATTTGGAACCTTAGAAAATCATCATTAGTCTTAGTTGAGCAACTCTTAGAGGCAAAAACAATGaattaaataacaaaaagataaaagaaaattaatgaaGAAAGCTTGGCTGGAAAGCAAGGGAGGCTTTAGATGACCCAC contains:
- the LOC113759420 gene encoding uncharacterized protein LOC113759420, with translation MDLKGSYCFMILLIISSSDALRLSKIPVKSIKSEDGDVIDCVHISRQPAFDNPLLKNHVIQTRPKFSLEGLPANKLSNSKNLPIAQLWQLSGSCPEETIPIRRTKEVDVLTASSIHRNLHSTVARHPKQIRQEGRPKLQLAAALVEGEYYGAKATINIWGPLVQQSNELTTSLLSISRGSSLSNLSDIEVGWQVNPSLYNDNRTRLFTFWWNRFKGCYDLLCSGFIQITNKIALGGAISPLSIYHGDQFDIDVFVLKDASQDVWWLQVGKETLGYWPTSLLPNLANSASTILWGGIVFDSESDGQHTTTQMGSGHPPEEGFEGASYMKNLQVVVESDNLSPLSNPVAIAQQPNCYNITLGKSSYWGDYIFYGGPGRNPNCP